A segment of the Desulfitobacterium dehalogenans ATCC 51507 genome:
CTTGTTGTGACAAATATTGCGAATACATATATTGTCGAAACATGTATTGCAATTACATTTATTGAAGGTGCAAGTATATGTAAGTTTGTGTTTATCTTCTTTTTCTCTACAAGTGCTTTCTCAAATTACTTTATGAAGACTACGGAAAGGGGGACAGGAGAGGGGCTGTTCTGAAAGACTTAGTTTTCAACAAAAAGTGTATAAAGGTAGTTTCACAAGGAGGAGGAAGGAAATGAAAAAGATTAAATCTATAATGTCAGTTTTTGCCTTAGGTACTGTTCTCGTATTAAGTGGGTGCACAGGTGGCCAAACTACACCGGCTACCGCGGTTAAGGATCCGGCTCCTGCTCAAGATGGAAAATATAAAGATGGGAATTATTTTGCACAGCAAGATGCATTTGCCAAAGGTTGGAAGTATATGGTGACCATCGAAGTTAAAGACGGTAAAATCGCTTCCGCTGATTGGAATGGCGCCAATGAAAAAGGTGGACCGGATAAAGTTGCATTCTCTGCTTCTGGTCAATATGGTATGAAAAAAGGTGGTGCTCAGGCAGAATGGCATGAGCAAGCCGAAAAAGCAGAAGCCTATCTTGTTCAAACTCAAGACCCCACCAAGATCAACTATAAGGATGACGCAGGACATAGCGATGACATTGCCGGCGTATCCGTCAGTGTTAAGGATTTCTTCGAACTAGCTAAAAAAGCTTTGGATGCTGGTCCAGTAGACAAAGGTCCATATAAAGATGGTGCATACTATGCTGAAGCCCCTATGTATGGTAAAGATGGTTGGAAATATTCCGCTAGCCTTACTGTAGTCAATGGAAATATCGTAGCTGCTGATTGGAATGGCTTAAACGTTAAAGGCGGCAAAGATAAAGATACGTTATCTGCAGATGGCGAATATGGCATGAAAGAAAAAGGGAAAGCCCAAGCAGAATGGCACGAACAAGCACAAAAAGCAGAAGCTTACCTCCTGAAAACTCAAGATCCCACTAAGGTTAACTACAAGGATGATGCAGGTAAAACTGATGATATTGCCGGAGTATCCATCAAAGTTAAGGACTTCTTCGAGCTGGCTAAAGCTGCTTTAGACAAGGGACCGATTGCCCAGGGTTCCTATAAAGATGGTATCTACTACGCCGCTGACGAAAAATTTGAAAAGGGCTGGAAATACATGGCCAGCATCGTAGTTAAGAATGGAACTATCGTTGGTGTTGACTGGAACGGTATTCCTGAGGACGCTACCAAGCCAAATAAAGACGTTCAATCCACTAACGGTGATTACAAACTCGCCCCTGGAAACCAAGGTGAATGGGCTGTGCAAGCACAAAAAGCAGAAGCTCATCTCCTGAAAACTCAAGATCCGACTAAGATCACCTACAAAGATGATGCCGGTCATTCCGATGATATCGCTGGGGTATCCGTAACAGTAGGTGAGTTCTTCAAACTAGCTCAAAAAGCTCTTGAAGGTGCCAAATAATAGTTTTTAGGCAAAATAATACTAATACCATGAAGAAGCGGTTTCTACTGCTTCTTCATTTCTTTCTCCTATTAAAAAACATCAATTCATACTATAATATAGCTTGAGACAGGATTCTTACTCTCAAAGATGGAGGTTTTCTTATACTATGCGAGCTTTAAGACCGTCACCCTTCAAATCTAGGTTAATTATGATTTTAACTTGTTTATGCTTGAGCTTTTCTCTAGTGGGATGTTTGGCTACAGAGACCAAGGTGAAGGAGTTTGAACCTGTAGTCGAAACAACTTTTTTGATGGGGACAGTAGCAAAGATCACCATCTACGATGAGATTACAGATAAAGAGATCTTTCAGAAGATTTTTGATCGTCTCACAGATATTGAGCAAAGAATGACTATTAATGATGACTATCCAAACAGTGAGATTATCCAGTTGAATAAAGCTTCAGGTAAGGAGTTTGTGAAAATAAACGCCGATACATTTTACGTTTTAGAGAAGGCGAAATATTTCGCTGAACTTTCTCAAGGAAAATTCGATATTACTGTAGGCCCCATTGTAAAGCTTTGGAATATCGGCTCAGATAATGCTCGGGTCCCTGGTGAAGATGAAATAAACGAGAAGTTACCTTTGGTTGATTATCATGAGCTTATTCTCGATAAAGAAAGTTCGAGTGCTAAATTGAACCAAGAGGGTATGGTGGTGGATTTGGGGGCTATCGCCAAAGGGTATGCTGCGGATGAGGCGGCAAAAATCCTCAAAGAGGCTGGAATCAAGCACGCCATTGTTAACCTTGGGGGCAATATTGTGGCTATAAATACCAAACCCGACGGATCTCTTTGGCGGCTTGGCTTGCAGGATCCTTATGAAATCAGAGGAAAATCCATGGGTGTGGCTCTGCTCAATGACCAGACCATGGTCTCATCCGGGACCTATGAACGATACTTCGAAGAAGATGGCAAAGTCTATCATCACCTGATTGATCCGGACACAGGCTATCCCGGAGAAAATGGGCTGATCAGTGTTTCCATCATTACTAAGGAGTCTATTAATGCCGATGGTTTATCCACCGGTACCTTCCTTCTGGGCCTTGAGGAAGGTATGAAAATGATCGAAGAAATGCCCGATACGGAAGCAATATTCATCACCGCCGATAAAAAGGTGTATGTAACGTCAGGCATCAACGACTCGAACTTTGAAATTACAAACCCGGATTATCATCTGCAGACCAGCACTTTCTCAGAGGTTAAGTAGATGGTTGATCTCGTTTTGAGTTGGAATAGCATTGAATGACAAAAAGAGGGCATCTCAATCCTTTGAGAGCCCTCCTTTTATTTTAAACACCTTTTTTGTTTAAGCACCTTGGCATTTATGAATCCATTAATGCTTGATCATTTGAGTATCTGGGTCGATGGCTGCTTCATCATCACAGCAAGGGTAGGGGTTAAATTCTTTTTTGTAGTCATCTAAGGCTTTATTCGGATCAAAGCCTTGGATGGAGTAAGTGGTATAGCCACCGGTGAGATTTAAGACCCGATAGCCCTTTTGGGAAAGAATCCGGTCGGCGAAATAGCCTCTTAACCCGACTTGGCAATAGACAATAATTAATTTTTCAGGATCCAGCTCTTGGATACGCTGGCGAAGGTCATCCACGGGAATATTTATAGCTCCTTCCACATGACCCATAGCAAATTCAACTTTAGTCCGAACATCAACAAAAATATAGTCTTCGTCTATCTTTTTCAGGTCGTCCCAGACCATCATGTGAGCTTTACCGGATAAAACATTCTGAGCCACATACCCGGCCATATTGACAGGGTCTTTAGCTGAGGAGAAGGGCGGTGCATAGGCCAATTCCAGTTCGGTTAGATCCTCAATGGACCCCCCAAGGCGGATGACCGTGGCGATAACGTCAATGCGTTTATCTACCCCATCCCCGCCGATGCCCTGGGCGCCGAAAATCTTTCCATCGTTACCGAAGATGAGCTTTAGGGTCATAGGGTAAGCATTAGGGTAATAGGAAGCATGGGAAACAGGATGAATATGAATTACATGAAAAGGTAGATTGGCCCGTTGCAGCGTTCTCTCATTAGCACCGGTGCTGGCCGCGGTGAGATCAAAAATCTTGAGGATTGCAGTCCCCTGAGTGCCCTTGTAGGTTGAATTTAATCCGGCGATATTATCCGCTGCAATTCGTCCTTGCTTGTTAGCCGGACCGGCCAGAGGAATGGCCATTTTTGTCTTGGTTATATAGTCCAAGACCTCGACAGCATCCCCCACGGCATAGACATGGGGAATATTCGTTTCCATAGATTCGTTAACGATCAGATGGCCTTTGGGTCCCAGTTCTAAACCGCTTTCTTTTAGGAATCCTGTATCAGGAGTGACGCCAATCGCTAAGATGATAAAATCTCCCTGGAGCTTCGTATTACTGGCCAGGGTCACTTCAACTTGGTTATCCAGATCTTGAAAGGATTTTACGCCATCACTCAATATGAGGCGAATTCCGTGGTCCACGAGCTTTTTCTCCGCAAGGACCACCATATCCGTATCAAAGGGGGCGAGGATATGGGGGGCGGCTTCGACGAGAGTCACATTTAATCCCCGTTCCCTGAGGTTTTCAGCCATCTCAACTCCCACAAAACCACCGCCAATGACAATGGCGCTGTGAACGCCTTTTTGATCCACTATGCCTTTGATAGCATCCGTATCGGGAATATTGCGGAGAGTGAGGATTCTCTTGCTGTCTATGCCGGGAATATTGGGTCGCAAAGCCTTTGCGCCGGGGGAGAGAACGATGGAATCGTAACTTTCTTCATAGGTTCCTCTGGACTGGCTTTTGACGAGAACTTTCTTGTTATCTGTATCAAGCTTTATGACTTCACTGCGAATTCGAACATCAATATTGAAGCGGGCTTTCATATCTTCCGGGGTCTGAACCATTAATCGCTCCCGTTTATTAATAGCTCCTCCAATATAATAAGGTAATCCGCAATTGGCAAAAGAGATGTAGTCATCACGTTCAAAAAGGATGATTTCTGCTTCTTCATCCAAACGTCTTAGTCGAGCTGCTGCGGAGGCTCCGCCGGCCACTCCACCGACAATGAGTACTTTTTTCTTCATATTGGTCAATCCTTTCTTTTACACTTCTTGAAGAACATCGCTGACAAGTTGGGTAATTCTTTGATTTTTTATTTTGTAATAAATTTCTAATCCACTCCTGCGGTATTCCACGATACCGGCGGAACGCAATTTCTGCAAATGTTGTGATATTGTGGACTGAGGAGTATTGAGACAAGTATGCATGGAGGTTACATTGGACTCCCCCATTTCCAGCAACTTGCTTACAATACAAAGTCTTACCGGATGAGCCAAAACCTTGAGTAATTCAGCAACCTCGTTGTATTTTGCGTAACCATGATCCAAAGAGATTCCGCCTTTCTATCATGAAGAGCCTATTCTGCAATCTATATTACTATATTCAAATAATATGATATAATAATATAAGTCGTCAAGTGGCTATGATTTGTTTTGAAGAATTCTTTTCTTGTATTTCTTATGATTTATTCTAAAATTTAACAGGATATTCTTGCACAAGTGTCGAAGCATGCAGCAATAAGAGATCGAGGAGGATGATGAATGGAAGGTAAAACTAAAGGTATTGTCGAGGAATTAATCGAAACCTTCAGCTTTGCTCGAGAGTTATCCTATAAGCAGATTGAGACATTAGTGGACCATTCAAATATTCAAGAAGTTCCTGCCGGTACAGTGATTGCAGAAAAGGGATCCTATTGTCATGGCTTAGCACTACTTTTATCCGGTAAATTAAGGGTGGCCATGAGTTCAGAGGACGGACGGGAAGTGACAATCTATCATATTTTTAAAGGAAGGATTTGTCCTCTATCGGCAGCCTGTGTATTAGGGGATTTTAAGGGAAACACGGTCACAGTTACAGCAGAGACTGACGTTAAGGTGGTTTGGGTATCCCGCAGGTTTTTGGCGCAGTCGTTTGTAGAATCAGAACCCTTCTATCGGTTTGTAATCAATGATATTTCCAACCGACTTTTCGAGGCGACAGAGGTCGTGGATAGTATTGCCTTTGTCCCGGTAAGAAAGCGATTGGCACAACTCTTATTCTCCAGCAGTAGTGGTGGCAGGTCTCCTATCTACATGACTCATGAAGGCTTTGCTCGAGAGCTGGGTACAGCACGGGAAGTTATTAGTCGGGAACTAAAAGGGTTTGAACGGTTGGGTATTTTAACGTTATCGCGAGGACGTCTGGATATCAAGGATCCTAAGGAATTAGAAAAACTCACCCAATAGGGTTATAAAATTTAGATAAAAATCTCCTGAAATGTGAAGATAAACTTACTGTTCTTCACATTTTTTTATATTTTTTGAAGTGATTTGGAGGGGGTAAGAGCAACTGGCCAAATATTGACTTTTTTCGCAATTGTACTTTAGTCACAGATGAAGTTAAAAAGTTATGTTAGGATAAGAGTAAGTTGTGATAAAAGTTACATTATAGGCAGAATTAAGAACTTTACGAAGGTAAGTTTTATTAGCCGAGCAAGAATCCGGTATTGCCTAGCCTTTATACGTGAATACTATCACAATTACTAATTAGCATTGAAGAAGGAGGAGTAGCAAATGAAGCATCGGTTTCGATTTAAGACCCTGCTTGGGATGTCGCTTCTTGCATTTGCTTTGGCAGGGTGTTCCCACACAAGCCCGGCGGCTGTAATTGAACCGGGTAGTAGTGAAGCGCCTTTGGTGGAACAGTTTGAATCTGTCAGGCAAGTCGTGGAGGATTTTCTCTCAAGTGATAAAGTGGTCTCTATGACGCCCGAGGAGCTTTATCAAATTGTTCAGGAGCGTAATGATCATTACTACTTAGTGGATATAAGAGCCAATCAGGATTTCATCAATAGCAATATCCAAGGCTCAGTCAGCATTCCCTACGCTCAAACTTCTGACCCTGAAAGGCTAGAGGCTTTGCCCAAAGACAAAACCCTGGTGGTTATTGACTATAATGGCCATCAGGCAGCGCAAACAGCTGCCACTTGGAATCAGCTGGGATATCAGGCGGTACCGCTTCTCTATGGAGTACAAAGCTGGACACAGGAAGCATCATCCATCGGTTATGAAGCATTTCCCGGTCAACCCCTTAACAACACTCTAGTTACAGAAGTCAATCCAATAGTCCTTTCGGAGAATACATCTCCAGAAATTAAATACCCTGAGGGGAAAACCCAGGATTATATAGCTCAGACCACCAGAACGTATCTGGATCGGAATTATAAAGGAGTGATTACTGCGGAAGAACTTTATGGCGAGCTTCAACAGGGTTCTACAGACCACTACTTTTTAGTGGACATTCGAGACCTGAAGCATTATCAGCAGGGTCACATTGAAGGATCTGTCAATATTCCTCTCGATCAATTGGCCGACCCGGATAAGGTTAAGAGCTACTCGCCGGATAAGCGCATAGTCTTGATTGGCTATGACGGTATGGATGCCAGCCAGGGTTCCCGAAGCTTGGTCACCTTAGGCTATGATTGTGTGGCTCTGAAGTATGGAATGAGCTATTGGAGTGCCGAGGAGGAAGCTACAGGAGTGACTCCGGTGCACAACCTTGTTAAGGAATATTACCAATTAACTCCGTTGAACTATCTCCCACCGAGTACAGGTGCTGCAGGTTGCGGTTGACGGATTACGGACAAGGAGGAAAGGTTATGCGGCCAATATCACGTCGGTCCTTTTTAAAAATTGCTGCGGCCACTACAACAGCAGTTGCTCTGCCTCAAGCATTGAATATGAACTTCAAAGCCTTTGCTCAGGATGCCAAGACTGCAGAAGTCACACGGGTTCCATCACTTTGCAATGGATGCTCCAGTTACTGTGGAGTATGGGCTTATGTGAAGAACGGCAGACTGTGGAAGATCGAGGGTAATGAAATTCATATGAAATCCAGGGGACATCTCTGTGCGCGGGGGCATGGGATTGCTCAGAATGTGTATAACCCTGGACGGGTAACCCAACCCATGAAGCGTGTGGATGACAAAAACAATTTCCAACCTATGACCTGGGAGGAAGCCTTCCAGGAGGTCGGGGCTAAGATGAAAGCCATTGTGGAGGAGCATGGCGGCGATAAAATGGTCTGGGCTTGCCATGGGGGTAAGGAAACTTACGCTCAGCAATTTATGGATATTATCGGCTCTGCCACCTATATAACCCACTATGCCACCTGCTTTTCAGCTAAGACCAATATCTGGCAAAACATGGTGGGCGGTATGTTTAACCCGGATTTAGATCAAGCCAAAACCATGCTCTTTGTGGGAAGAAACTATGCCGGGGGAATTATTCCCGCTGCTATGAAACGGATAACGGAAGCCAAGGCCAAAGGAGCCAGGATCATCGTAGTGGATCCCCGTTTCTGTGAATTGGCGACCATCGCCGATGAATGGATTCCTATTCGGCCCGGAACAGACTTAGCCTTCTTTTTAGGAATCGCACACACTTTAATTACGGAAAACCTCTATGATAAGGATTTTGTGGAGCAATACGTTTACGGCTTTGACGAGTTCTGGATGCATAATAAGGATTTTAGCGCCGATAAGGCAGCCGCCATTTGTGGTATTGCTGCGGATAAGATTCGTGAAATCGCCAGGGAATTAGCCAAGAGTGCTCCCCAAGCCTTCCTGGATCCGGGCTATCACGGATTGGCCGCCCACTACCAAAATTCCAATGAGACCATGATGTTGAATATTATCATCAACGCTCTCCTCGGCAACTTCTGGAAAGCGGGTGGACTATTCCCAGCCGCCAGCACTACTTTCGGTCATCCTGAGGCCACCTATTACGGGCCTACTGCTGTAAAAGGGATCCGGGCAGACGGTGCCGGTGAAGCCAGAGAATATCCTTTAGTGGAACCTTCCCGTGGTATTCCCCAGAGGATCCCCGACATGATCGAAAAGGGAAGAGCTAAAATGGTATTCTTTTACTCCTACAATCCTTTGCGTTCAGCCCCTGAACCGGAATACCAAAAGAAAATTAAAAATGCGGATTTAGTAGTAAGCATTCCTTATGACTGGAATGAAACCTCTCTCTATACCGCCCATTATATTCTACCTGAGAACCACTATCTGGAGCGGACGGAGCACCCAAAGGTTATCAATGGTAATATCTATTGGCCGGCAGCCCAAGTGGCAACCCGCTTTAAAGCTTTGGAGAGCACCACCTCGAGTCTTGACCTGTTGGATATTATGAAAGGCTTGACTAAGGCTTACGGAATTGAAAATCTCTATGGCTATACCGTGGAGGAAGAATTGGAAGTAGCTTTAGGTCCCATAGGGATCAGTGTGGATGAACTTCGGGAAAAGGGATGTATAGAGCTTATGCCCTCAGTACTACCCAAAGACGAAGGCTTAACCTTCAGCACCTTTACCGGAAAAATAGAGTTCTCTATAGGAGCCTGGAGGAAGGAAGGGTATCTGGGTGTACCCACATGGGTGCCACCCCTGGTGGAGCCTAAGGAAACCAACGAGTTCCGCTTGATTCATGGCAAACAACCCTGGCATTCCCATATTATGACTACCAATAATCCGTATTTGATGGCTATCACAGAAGAGAAAAAGGGAACCACCATGTGGATGAACAGTTCCCGCGCAATTGAGCTAGGTATTCAGGAGGGGGACTGGGTTAAAGTCACCAGTGATATAGCCACTAAGCAGGTG
Coding sequences within it:
- a CDS encoding major membrane immunogen, membrane-anchored lipoprotein codes for the protein MKKIKSIMSVFALGTVLVLSGCTGGQTTPATAVKDPAPAQDGKYKDGNYFAQQDAFAKGWKYMVTIEVKDGKIASADWNGANEKGGPDKVAFSASGQYGMKKGGAQAEWHEQAEKAEAYLVQTQDPTKINYKDDAGHSDDIAGVSVSVKDFFELAKKALDAGPVDKGPYKDGAYYAEAPMYGKDGWKYSASLTVVNGNIVAADWNGLNVKGGKDKDTLSADGEYGMKEKGKAQAEWHEQAQKAEAYLLKTQDPTKVNYKDDAGKTDDIAGVSIKVKDFFELAKAALDKGPIAQGSYKDGIYYAADEKFEKGWKYMASIVVKNGTIVGVDWNGIPEDATKPNKDVQSTNGDYKLAPGNQGEWAVQAQKAEAHLLKTQDPTKITYKDDAGHSDDIAGVSVTVGEFFKLAQKALEGAK
- a CDS encoding FAD:protein FMN transferase, encoding MRALRPSPFKSRLIMILTCLCLSFSLVGCLATETKVKEFEPVVETTFLMGTVAKITIYDEITDKEIFQKIFDRLTDIEQRMTINDDYPNSEIIQLNKASGKEFVKINADTFYVLEKAKYFAELSQGKFDITVGPIVKLWNIGSDNARVPGEDEINEKLPLVDYHELILDKESSSAKLNQEGMVVDLGAIAKGYAADEAAKILKEAGIKHAIVNLGGNIVAINTKPDGSLWRLGLQDPYEIRGKSMGVALLNDQTMVSSGTYERYFEEDGKVYHHLIDPDTGYPGENGLISVSIITKESINADGLSTGTFLLGLEEGMKMIEEMPDTEAIFITADKKVYVTSGINDSNFEITNPDYHLQTSTFSEVK
- a CDS encoding FAD-dependent oxidoreductase — encoded protein: MKKKVLIVGGVAGGASAAARLRRLDEEAEIILFERDDYISFANCGLPYYIGGAINKRERLMVQTPEDMKARFNIDVRIRSEVIKLDTDNKKVLVKSQSRGTYEESYDSIVLSPGAKALRPNIPGIDSKRILTLRNIPDTDAIKGIVDQKGVHSAIVIGGGFVGVEMAENLRERGLNVTLVEAAPHILAPFDTDMVVLAEKKLVDHGIRLILSDGVKSFQDLDNQVEVTLASNTKLQGDFIILAIGVTPDTGFLKESGLELGPKGHLIVNESMETNIPHVYAVGDAVEVLDYITKTKMAIPLAGPANKQGRIAADNIAGLNSTYKGTQGTAILKIFDLTAASTGANERTLQRANLPFHVIHIHPVSHASYYPNAYPMTLKLIFGNDGKIFGAQGIGGDGVDKRIDVIATVIRLGGSIEDLTELELAYAPPFSSAKDPVNMAGYVAQNVLSGKAHMMVWDDLKKIDEDYIFVDVRTKVEFAMGHVEGAINIPVDDLRQRIQELDPEKLIIVYCQVGLRGYFADRILSQKGYRVLNLTGGYTTYSIQGFDPNKALDDYKKEFNPYPCCDDEAAIDPDTQMIKH
- a CDS encoding ArsR/SmtB family transcription factor, with protein sequence MDHGYAKYNEVAELLKVLAHPVRLCIVSKLLEMGESNVTSMHTCLNTPQSTISQHLQKLRSAGIVEYRRSGLEIYYKIKNQRITQLVSDVLQEV
- a CDS encoding Crp/Fnr family transcriptional regulator — protein: MEGKTKGIVEELIETFSFARELSYKQIETLVDHSNIQEVPAGTVIAEKGSYCHGLALLLSGKLRVAMSSEDGREVTIYHIFKGRICPLSAACVLGDFKGNTVTVTAETDVKVVWVSRRFLAQSFVESEPFYRFVINDISNRLFEATEVVDSIAFVPVRKRLAQLLFSSSSGGRSPIYMTHEGFARELGTAREVISRELKGFERLGILTLSRGRLDIKDPKELEKLTQ
- a CDS encoding rhodanese-like domain-containing protein — encoded protein: MKHRFRFKTLLGMSLLAFALAGCSHTSPAAVIEPGSSEAPLVEQFESVRQVVEDFLSSDKVVSMTPEELYQIVQERNDHYYLVDIRANQDFINSNIQGSVSIPYAQTSDPERLEALPKDKTLVVIDYNGHQAAQTAATWNQLGYQAVPLLYGVQSWTQEASSIGYEAFPGQPLNNTLVTEVNPIVLSENTSPEIKYPEGKTQDYIAQTTRTYLDRNYKGVITAEELYGELQQGSTDHYFLVDIRDLKHYQQGHIEGSVNIPLDQLADPDKVKSYSPDKRIVLIGYDGMDASQGSRSLVTLGYDCVALKYGMSYWSAEEEATGVTPVHNLVKEYYQLTPLNYLPPSTGAAGCG
- the srrA gene encoding respiratory selenite reductase catalytic subunit SrrA: MRPISRRSFLKIAAATTTAVALPQALNMNFKAFAQDAKTAEVTRVPSLCNGCSSYCGVWAYVKNGRLWKIEGNEIHMKSRGHLCARGHGIAQNVYNPGRVTQPMKRVDDKNNFQPMTWEEAFQEVGAKMKAIVEEHGGDKMVWACHGGKETYAQQFMDIIGSATYITHYATCFSAKTNIWQNMVGGMFNPDLDQAKTMLFVGRNYAGGIIPAAMKRITEAKAKGARIIVVDPRFCELATIADEWIPIRPGTDLAFFLGIAHTLITENLYDKDFVEQYVYGFDEFWMHNKDFSADKAAAICGIAADKIREIARELAKSAPQAFLDPGYHGLAAHYQNSNETMMLNIIINALLGNFWKAGGLFPAASTTFGHPEATYYGPTAVKGIRADGAGEAREYPLVEPSRGIPQRIPDMIEKGRAKMVFFYSYNPLRSAPEPEYQKKIKNADLVVSIPYDWNETSLYTAHYILPENHYLERTEHPKVINGNIYWPAAQVATRFKALESTTSSLDLLDIMKGLTKAYGIENLYGYTVEEELEVALGPIGISVDELREKGCIELMPSVLPKDEGLTFSTFTGKIEFSIGAWRKEGYLGVPTWVPPLVEPKETNEFRLIHGKQPWHSHIMTTNNPYLMAITEEKKGTTMWMNSSRAIELGIQEGDWVKVTSDIATKQVQIHVTEGLHPECVWIPSTYGTFSEKLELGFGKGVNYNDFIPARIDKKTGHVMGQECIVTIAKGGK